From a single Ornithorhynchus anatinus isolate Pmale09 chromosome 4, mOrnAna1.pri.v4, whole genome shotgun sequence genomic region:
- the LOC103167918 gene encoding alpha-1-acid glycoprotein-like translates to MALVWAVVVLSSLPLLLAQPQDCASRLAGAIDSSTVGQLKGKWYLTASADTSSSGQELISLIQAAYIFLYPHPAGDRITTRTYTTVGSMCVHSPKHLSIQTTNTTTFWTDGGLVNLLLPLTDSLEETFLLVFSPDSKQHRGLVLYGRKPTVSKEQREALQVHLNCMDLQGQEMYYTQGQDECKEQAKEDEDREKEERGTTERNKVPRE, encoded by the exons ATGGCACTGGTCTGGGCCGTCGTCGTGCTGAGCTCCCTCCCCTTGCTCCTCGCCCAGCCCCAGGACTGTGCCTCCCGCTTGGCAGGGGCCATCGACAGCAGCACGGTGGGCCAG ctGAAAGGCAAATGGTACCTGACTGCATCTGCTGATACCTCTTCTTCCGGACAGGAACTGATCTCCCTGATCCAGGCGGCCTACATATTTCTGTACCCCCATCCAGCCGGGGACAGGATCACCACAAGGACATACACGACTGT GGGGTCCATGTGTGTGCACAGCCCGAAACACCTCTCCATCCAGACAACCAACACCACCACCTTTTGGACAG ATGGTGGATTGGTGAACTTACTGCTGCCCCTGACTGACAGCCTGGAGGAGACCTTCCTGCTGGTGTTCTCCCCAGACAGCAAGCAGCACCGTGGCCTCGTTCTCTATG gTCGGAAGCCCACCGTGAGCAAAGAGCAGCGTGAGGCCCTCCAGGTCCATTTGAACTGCATGGACCTCCAGGGACAGGAAATGTATTACACCCAGGGCCAG GATGAATGCAAGGAGCAGGCAAAGGAAGATGAGGatcgggagaaggaggaaagagggacaaCTGAGAGAAACAAGGTGCCCAGAGAGTAG